In the genome of Paraburkholderia caribensis, the window CCGCGTAGCGCCTGCTGGATCTGATCAACGCACGGCGCCAGTAACTGCGCGGCCTGATCAATACTGTGCTGGACGGTTCCCGTACTCACATGCAAACCGAACAGGTCTTCCAGCGCCTGGGCGGTGCGCGCAACCGGCAACTGCTGGTATTGCGTCAGATAGACGGCTGCGGCGCGAATCTGGGGGCCGTACTGAACCGCCTGGCTCACGCCCTTGGGAAATGCCCCCGAATGCTGCTTGCCGCAGCAGCGGCACTGTGCGATCTGCACGCGATGTTCAGTCACCTCAAAGCGCGTGGGCGGCAGATCAATCACCTGGCGGCCTTCGGGCAACACGGCCACGCTGGCTGCCGCGATGCGGTTGCCACATTTATCGCATACCCGCGCCACCGGGTGAATCTCGATGTGATCGGCTTGCGCGACGCGTTTGAGCGTCTTGCCTTTGTGCCCCGGTTGGGCGCGCGGCCTAGCGTCGCTCGTGTTACGCAATGACTTTGGCTTGCGCTTCGGACCATCGCTTGACGGCGGCTTGCTGGAGTTATGACTGTCCTTCTCAAGCTTTGCCTCGAGCTCGTTCAGACGCCTCACCAGATCAATGATAAGTGCGTCCTTCTGCTCCGGTGTCAGCTCCTTGATGTCGGGCATCTTCGTCATGCCCCTCACTATGCACATCCTGGTAGCAGTTTACAAGCGCTGAATAGTTACGCGGCGGCAAAGAAAAGTAGGTGCCGCCCCGCACAGGGGCGACGCGTGAAGTGAACTAACAAATCGCGGATGCCAGCGAAAAAGCAAAAGCAAAAAAAGCAGAGGCAAAAAACAAAAAGCAAAAGCAAAAACAAAAGCAAAACCCGACCACCGCGCCGCAAACGTGTATAACCGTTTAAACAGCGCCCCCGCACTAATGCAGCATGCATAAACACTCAGCGAATCGCGCCGCATGCGCCACCGGCCTCGAACGGAGTTGCTCACGATGAACGCCAGCCAAGACCGCCAGATCGACACCAACGACACCAACGACGCCGCCACCCAACTCACCCGCGAGCGCCTGGCAAACGCCCGTTTGCGAAAACTGATCGACGCACATTCCAGAATCGCCGCTGCAAAACTCGACCTCGACCGCTTTCTGTCGCTCGTCACCGACTCGCTGCTCGAACTCGTGCCTGCCGCACATGGCTCCGTCGTCGAATGGGTCGATGGCGACGAAATGGTCTATCGCGCGTGCAGCGGCACCATCGCGCACCACATCGGCTTGCGCCTCAAGCGCGACGGCAGCCTGTCGGGACTCTGCTCGGTCGAAAAGCATCTGCTGTACAGCAGCGACACATCGGACGATCCGCGCGTCGATGCCGCCGCGTGCAAGCGCGTGGGCGCGACGTCGATGGTCGTCGCGCCGCTGCTCTATCAGTCGGAAGTGGCGGGCGTCGTGAAGCTGATGGCGAGCCGCACCGACGCCTTTTCCGCCGACGACATCGAAACGCTCGAACGGATCACCTCGCTCGTCGCGTCAGGCATGGCGCATCAACGCGTGTTCGCGGAGAACCGCGCGCTGATCGAACAGAACACCATCACGATCGCCCGGCTGCGTACCGAGATCAGCCTGCGCGAAGCCGCCGACAGTAAGCTCGAAGCATCGCTGCGCCGCCGCCGTCTGGTGCTCGACACGACGCACGACGCGTTCGTGTGCACCGACGCCGACGGTGTCATCATCGAATGGAACGATGCCGCAACGCGCACCTTCGGCTATGCGCGCGACGCGATGATGGGACGCCCGATGCTCGACGCGCTGTTCCCGGCGCGCTGCAAGGCGCACTATGCCGAACTGGACGTGTTCAACAGCGCACCGGAACAGAGCGTGGATGCACCCTTGCATCGAAGCCGCACCGAACTGGTCGCGCAGCGCATCGACGGCAGCGAGTTTCCTGCTGAACTGTCCGTGTGCCCCGTGCAGTTCGACGGACATACCGAGCTCGCCTATTTCATTCGCGACGTCACCGAGCGCTTCAACGCACGCGAACTCGACAAGCGCTTTCGCGTGCTGGTCGACGCGATCAAGGACTATGCGATCACGATGCTCGACGCCCAAGGTCACATCATGACGTGGAGCGCGGGCTCGACGCAGGTGATGGGCTACCTGCCGCATGAAGTAATCGGCCAGCCGGCTTCCCTCTTCTACACGCCCGAAGACATCGCGACGGGCCGGCCGCAACGCGATCTCGAACTCGCCGCGCGCGAAGGCCGCGTCGAAATGGAAGAGTGGCGCGTGCGCAAGAACGGCACGATCTTCTGGGCCAACATCATCACGACGGCACTGCGCGATCCGAACGGCGCGCTGCAAGGCTTCGCGAAGATCACACGCGACATGTCGCGGCGCCGGCGCCTCGAAGAACTCGAAGCGTCGAGCCAGCGCATGAGCCAGTTCCTCGCGCTGCTCGGCCACGAACTGCGCAATCCCCTCGCGCCGCTGCGCAATGCCGTCAGCATGCTGCAACTGAAGACGGCCGATCACCAGGCTTTCGTGCCCGAGCATGAGCTGATCGACCGGCAGTTGTCACATCTGACGCGCCTCGTCGACGATCTGCTCGACGCCGGACGTGTGACCCTCGGACGCGTGCAGATCGAGCCGAAGCCAGTGTCGATGCAGGCCATCGCGCAACTGAGCATCGAAGGCAGCGCGCCGTTGCTCGCGGCGCGCAACCAGACACTCGATGTGATGCTGCCCGACACGCTGATGACGATCGAAGGCGATCTCACGCGGATGGTGCAGGTCGTGCAGAACCTGCTGAACAACGCATCGAAATTCAGTCCGGCAGGCGCGTCGATCAGCTTGCAGGTGTTTCGCTCGGGCCGTCTGCTCGCGATCCGCATCCACGATTCCGGCCGCGGCATCGATCCCGATGCGATCGACGCGATCTTCAATCTGTTCGTGCAGGAAACGCCAACTGAAGAACAGGCCGACAAGAGCGGTCTCGGCATCGGGCTGACGCTGGCGCGCGCCATCGTCGATCTGCACGGCGGTCATATCGAAGCGCACAGCGAAGGCCGCGGCAAAGGCAGCGTGTTCACCGTGTGGCTGCCCGAGTTCAGTGATGCGATCGCCGCCGAAGCCGTGCGCGAGGACGAGCCTGCGCCCTCGCAACCCGTCGATCTGAAGGTGATGGTGGTCGACGACAACGTCGATTCCGCCGACAGCATGGCGACGCTCGTGCAGGTGCTCGGCCACGAAGCGCACGCGGTATATGACGGCGCGGCCGCCATCGAGCTGGCGCAGACGCTGCAGCCGCATCTCGTGCTGCTCGACCTGTCGATGCCGAAGATGACGGGCTTCGAAGCGTTGCCGCATATCCGTAAGGCGCTTGCGGCACCGGGCGCCGTCATCGCCGCAATGACGGGGCTCGGCACCAGTGAAGACCGCGCGAAAACCGAGGCGGCGGGCTTCGATCTGCACCTGACCAAACCCGTCGATCTCCCGGAACTGGAGAGCGTGTTGCGGATTGCCGTCGCGCACGTGCCCCACTGAGGCGCACGACCATCCTCACGCTTACTGATCCTTCCGAAAAC includes:
- a CDS encoding PAS domain S-box protein, with amino-acid sequence MNASQDRQIDTNDTNDAATQLTRERLANARLRKLIDAHSRIAAAKLDLDRFLSLVTDSLLELVPAAHGSVVEWVDGDEMVYRACSGTIAHHIGLRLKRDGSLSGLCSVEKHLLYSSDTSDDPRVDAAACKRVGATSMVVAPLLYQSEVAGVVKLMASRTDAFSADDIETLERITSLVASGMAHQRVFAENRALIEQNTITIARLRTEISLREAADSKLEASLRRRRLVLDTTHDAFVCTDADGVIIEWNDAATRTFGYARDAMMGRPMLDALFPARCKAHYAELDVFNSAPEQSVDAPLHRSRTELVAQRIDGSEFPAELSVCPVQFDGHTELAYFIRDVTERFNARELDKRFRVLVDAIKDYAITMLDAQGHIMTWSAGSTQVMGYLPHEVIGQPASLFYTPEDIATGRPQRDLELAAREGRVEMEEWRVRKNGTIFWANIITTALRDPNGALQGFAKITRDMSRRRRLEELEASSQRMSQFLALLGHELRNPLAPLRNAVSMLQLKTADHQAFVPEHELIDRQLSHLTRLVDDLLDAGRVTLGRVQIEPKPVSMQAIAQLSIEGSAPLLAARNQTLDVMLPDTLMTIEGDLTRMVQVVQNLLNNASKFSPAGASISLQVFRSGRLLAIRIHDSGRGIDPDAIDAIFNLFVQETPTEEQADKSGLGIGLTLARAIVDLHGGHIEAHSEGRGKGSVFTVWLPEFSDAIAAEAVREDEPAPSQPVDLKVMVVDDNVDSADSMATLVQVLGHEAHAVYDGAAAIELAQTLQPHLVLLDLSMPKMTGFEALPHIRKALAAPGAVIAAMTGLGTSEDRAKTEAAGFDLHLTKPVDLPELESVLRIAVAHVPH